The Malus domestica chromosome 06, GDT2T_hap1 genome has a segment encoding these proteins:
- the LOC103443607 gene encoding actin-depolymerizing factor 7-like codes for MANAASGMAVHDDCKLRFKELKAKRSYRFILFKIEQQQIVVDKLGEPSESYDDFTSSFPADECRYAVYDFDFTTEENCQKSKIFFIAWSPDSSKVRMKMVYASSKDRFKRELDGISFELQATDPSEMSLDIVKGRAC; via the exons ATG GCCAATGCAGCTTCTGGAATGGCTGTGCACGATGACTGCAAACTGAGGTTCAAGGAGCTAAAAGCAAAGAGGAGCTATCGCTTCATTCTGTTCAAGATTGAGCAACAACAAATTGTGGTTGATAAGCTCGGGGAACCTAGTGAGAGCTATGATGATTTCACCTCCAGTTTTCCTGCTGATGAGTGTCGATATGCTGTCTATGATTTCGATTTCACAACCGAAGAGAACTGCCAGAAAAGCAAAATTTTCTTCATTGCATG GTCGCCGGATTCATCAAAGGTGAGGATGAAGATGGTGTATGCTAGTTCCAAGGACAGATTCAAGAGAGAATTGGACGGCATTTCATTTGAATTGCAAGCAACAGATCCAAGTGAGATGAGCTTGGACATAGTGAAAGGGCGAGCCTGCTAA
- the LOC103443608 gene encoding uncharacterized protein — MLRGYRFARPFKFQGTSLKGSAPAAVATNTILFVGLFIIASATLSSFWVQTSNFQIGSSTNQTIVVSDKFKKTPKSVEFPLNCSIGNNANQTQTCPANYPTTFSNTDELDPSPNPLCPDYFRFIHQDLMPWKRTGITRDMVENAKKKAHFRLVIVKGKVYVEKYKQSIQTRDVFTIWGILQLLRRYPGRLPDLEFMFDCDDQPVIRSRDYHGLNSTRVPPLFRYCGDRWTKDIVFPDWSFWGWNEINIKPWEGFLKDVKKGNQRIKWMDREPYAYWKGNPFVSDTRKDLLKCNVSGTQDWNARLFIQDWILESQQGFKQSNVADQCTHRYKIYIEGYAWSVSEKYILACDSVTLLVKPKYYDFFTRGLQPVHHYWPVRHENKCRSIKFAVDWGNNHKQKAQAIGKAASNFIQEELKMDYVYDYMFHLLNEYAKLLRFEPRIPKGTTHLCSESIACPADESPKKSMIESLVKSPSASDPCTMPPPYEPRALAKLYRRNINSITQVQQWEDKYWENLSKQQRL, encoded by the exons ATGTTGCGTGGATATCGCTTTGCCAGACCTTTCAAGTTTCAGGGAACAAGTTTAAAGGGATCTGCACCAGCTGCTGTTGCAACCAATACTATTCTCTTCGTGGGGCTATTCATCATTGCTTCGGCCACTCTATCTTCCTTTTGGGTTCAAACT TCCAATTTTCAGATTGGTAGTTCTACAAACCAAACCATAGTTGTCTCCGACAAGTTTAAAAAAACCCCTAAATCAGTTGAATTCCCACTCAACTGTTCCATTGGCAACAATGCTAACCAAACTCAGACCTGCCCAGCAAACTACCCTACAACCTTTAGCAATACTGATGAACTTGACCCGTCGCCAAACCCTTTGTGCCCGGATTATTTCCGGTTCATCCACCAGGATCTCATGCCATGGAAACGCACAGGAATCACAAGGGACATGGTGGAGAACGCAAAGAAGAAAGCACATTTTAGGCTCGTGATTGTGAAGGGCAAGGTTTATGTTGAGAAGTACAAGCAGTCCATACAAACAAGGGATGTTTTTACCATATGGGGCATTTTGCAGCTTCTTAGGAGGTATCCTGGCAGACTACCTGACTTGGAATTCATGTTTGACTGTGATGACCAGCCGGTCATCCGATCGAGGGACTACCACGGACTGAACTCGACTCGGGTACCGCCACTGTTCCGGTATTGTGGTGATAGATGGACAAAGGACATCGTATTCCCTGATTGGTCCTTCTGGGGTTG GAATGAGATAAACATAAAACCATGGGAAGGTTTTTTGAAAGATGTCAAGAAAGGCAATCAAAGGATCAAATGGATGGACAGAGAACCTTATGCATACTGGAAAGGAAACCCCTTTGTTTCTGATACGAGGAAAGACTTACTCAAATGCAATGTCTCAGGGACACAGGACTGGAATGCTCGCCTATTCATCCAG GATTGGATTCTTGAATCTCAACAAGGCTTCAAGCAATCAAATGTAGCAGATCAATGCACACACAG GTACAAGATCTATATTGAGGGTTATGCATGGTCTGTGAGCGAGAAGTACATTCTAGCCTGTGATTCAGTAACATTGCTGGTAAAACCGAAGTACTATGATTTCTTCACAAGAGGTCTGCAACCAGTGCACCATTACTGGCCTGTAAGGCATGAAAACAAATGTAGATCCATTAAGTTTGCTGTGGATTGGGGCAACAACCACAAACAAAAG GCACAAGCAATTGGAAAAGCAGCAAGCAACTTCATTCAGGAGGAGCTAAAGATGGACTATGTGTATGACTACATGTTTCATCTGTTAAATGAATATGCTAAACTCTTAAGATTTGAGCCACGAATACCCAAGGGCACTACACATTTGTGCTCGGAGAGTATAGCTTGTCCTGCAGATGAGTCACCAAAGAAGTCTATGATAGAATCATTGGTTAAGAGTCCATCAGCATCAGACCCCTGCACCATGCCTCCTCCCTATGAACCCCGAGCTCTTGCAAAGTTATACAGGAggaatattaattcaattacaCAAGTGCAACAGTGGGAAGATAAGTACTGGGAAAATCTCTCTAAGCAGCAACGCCTGTAA